The Geminocystis sp. NIES-3708 genomic sequence TTTTATTTCATGAAATTGAAATAAGGATTGATTTTATTTTTCTTATTTCAGTAAAAGGTCATTTTATGAAATAAGGCTTTTTGTTAATATAACAAACTATTGTTCTATTACAGTTCTCCATTAAAGGCACGTCTTAACAAAGCAGAAGGTAGTTGATTTATTGCTTCTAATTGAGCTTCTGCTGTTTTCCTTGCGTTTTCTACTGTTGACATTTGCTCATTCAAAATCGATGCAATGCGTTTTTGTTCATCTATTGGCGGTAAAGGGATTTCTAATTTTAGTAAATCAGAAATACTTGCTCTAGGCATCCTAGAACCTGTTTTACCCTGCATCGCTCTTTCTACAGTCTCTTTTCTCCTGAAAATCCACCCCAAAAATACTCTATCTATACCATCTTTGGGAATAAAAGGGATTAACTCAGTGGTATATCTACCAGAAAAATTAGGTATAGCGACTTTATTTAGATAAGGACGTAATTTGCCATATAGAACGTGAGATGTATTAAAAGCATAAGTTGAGCTAATTCCTTTATCTTCTGAGGATTCGGAAGGTGTTTTAAGTATCTTACCTGTTTGACTCTCAATGTGTTCTAAACTGATATAAGTTAAAGATGCCCATAAGTTTGTTTTAGGCTCAATAATTTGTTTATCTTCTTGGCAAATATCGCCTAATTTAACCCATTGCCAACCATCAGGTAAATGGTGCTTATTTTTAGTCATTTATTCAGTAAATCTTCCAAAATAATAACGTTAATATCAGGTAACAAATTTAACTGTTTATCATTAGTTAAAAAATCGGAACAATTATTTAAAATTGCGGTAGCCCCATGAATAGAATCAGGTAACTTAATTTTCGTTTTGCTTCTTATCTTTGCTGACTCTATTAGGATTTTTCTATCAATGTTTATTACCTCTAAACTAGAAGAATTTTGAATCATATCTTGATAAATATTTTGTAGATTAATATTTTTATCTATCATTGGTTTAACCAAAACTTCTGACAGGCTCAACTCACTGGTAATAGCTTGTAAAAGACCATATTCTAAATAATTAAATAACAAGTCTAAATGTTCTAAATATTCTTCATAGCCTTCAACAGCATAAATAAAAATATTAGTATCTAAATAAATTTTTTTACCTTTAATAACTTCTAATAATCCCACTTATCACGCTCCTGACGAATAAAATTATCAGCATCTTTAGGAGTTAGATAACAACCTTTACCAATACCAATAAATCTACTTAAAGAACCTTTTTTTTCAGAAAAATCTATCATTTTTTGTTGATTATTTTTAATTGAATTAGCTAAAAAGACCATCAATTCTAGCTTTTCATTAACATTCATTTCTTGAATTTGATCAAGTAAAGTAGGTGAAATGTTACTCATCGTTTTTAACTCCTTATGCAGCAAATAACTTCATTTTAGTATCTAATAATATCTGTTTAGGATCGCCAAACTCTTTTAACGCATTGATTCCCCCTGCCTTTTTCACCATTGGTAACTGAAATAATTTAGGGTTTTCTAGCTCCTCCGTTCCATTTTGAGCAAATTGAGCCGTAATGGCTTTTATAGTCTTTCCTGTGGCTTTTGGCATCATTTCTAACCATTTTTCTTGCTTATACTCAAAGGCTTCTGCCCGTTGTTTTCGGGTGCGTAACTGAATACCATAACCCAATTCCCCTAAAATATCAAATAAATCATAGTCTTCCAACTCCGACACCGCTCTTAATACTAGAGGCGATCGCCCCCCATCGGGTAAAATACTCA encodes the following:
- a CDS encoding PIN domain-containing protein — its product is MGLLEVIKGKKIYLDTNIFIYAVEGYEEYLEHLDLLFNYLEYGLLQAITSELSLSEVLVKPMIDKNINLQNIYQDMIQNSSSLEVINIDRKILIESAKIRSKTKIKLPDSIHGATAILNNCSDFLTNDKQLNLLPDINVIILEDLLNK
- a CDS encoding restriction endonuclease subunit S, whose product is MTKNKHHLPDGWQWVKLGDICQEDKQIIEPKTNLWASLTYISLEHIESQTGKILKTPSESSEDKGISSTYAFNTSHVLYGKLRPYLNKVAIPNFSGRYTTELIPFIPKDGIDRVFLGWIFRRKETVERAMQGKTGSRMPRASISDLLKLEIPLPPIDEQKRIASILNEQMSTVENARKTAEAQLEAINQLPSALLRRAFNGEL